One stretch of Pararhizobium qamdonense DNA includes these proteins:
- a CDS encoding ABC transporter permease has protein sequence MSVDIQLAPAIHFKAGEPSAKPGRGGTLAASALRAGSLLAFVAILLVFSLTAPYFLSVGNIGNVLGQSAISGVLAIGLTIVLIAGGSNVVTGGIDLSLAANMGLSAAVYATAAQLGYGDAAAVAAALLTGLLIGAVNAIAVVGAGIVPLLATLAVMNIVAGLELVLTQNTVIPASTPLLNALSSSGPLGIPALAYVLLVFTLIAAAFVQYTPTGLRLYAVGEFPDAARAAGLPVRRLVAGAFIASGLCGGFAGVLSVSNLSGSTTGSGEMLLPVVVTALLGSVFSRRLVPTVTGTLLSALFVGFLINGFQLLNISSVLVSGVQGVLILLVVSATTLLRRQEA, from the coding sequence ATGTCGGTTGATATCCAGCTTGCCCCCGCCATCCATTTCAAAGCGGGCGAACCATCAGCCAAGCCGGGCCGGGGTGGCACCCTCGCCGCCAGCGCGTTACGCGCCGGGTCCCTGCTTGCCTTCGTTGCCATCCTGCTCGTGTTTTCGCTGACCGCGCCCTATTTTCTCAGCGTCGGCAATATCGGCAATGTGCTGGGACAGTCGGCTATTTCGGGCGTGCTTGCGATCGGCCTGACCATCGTGCTGATCGCCGGCGGCTCCAATGTCGTCACCGGCGGCATCGACCTGTCGCTCGCCGCCAATATGGGCCTGAGCGCCGCCGTCTATGCGACGGCTGCACAACTCGGCTATGGCGATGCGGCGGCAGTTGCGGCAGCGCTTCTCACCGGCCTCCTGATCGGCGCGGTCAACGCCATCGCCGTTGTCGGCGCCGGCATCGTGCCGCTGCTCGCAACGCTCGCCGTGATGAATATCGTCGCCGGCCTCGAACTGGTGCTGACGCAGAATACCGTCATTCCGGCCTCGACGCCGCTGCTGAACGCGCTGTCCTCATCCGGTCCTCTGGGCATTCCGGCACTCGCCTATGTGCTTCTCGTCTTCACCCTGATCGCAGCCGCCTTCGTGCAATACACGCCGACAGGGCTGCGGCTCTACGCTGTCGGCGAATTTCCAGATGCAGCCCGCGCCGCCGGCCTGCCGGTTCGCCGGCTGGTCGCAGGCGCCTTCATCGCCAGCGGCCTCTGCGGCGGGTTTGCCGGTGTTTTGTCGGTCTCCAATCTCAGCGGCAGCACGACGGGCTCCGGCGAAATGCTGCTGCCCGTGGTGGTCACGGCCCTGCTCGGCTCGGTCTTCTCGCGGCGGCTTGTGCCGACGGTGACCGGCACTCTCCTATCGGCGCTGTTCGTCGGTTTCCTCATCAACGGTTTCCAGCTTCTCAACATTTCAAGCGTGCTGGTGAGCGGCGTCCAGGGCGTGCTGATCCTGCTCGTCGTTTCGGCAACGACCTTGCTGCGCAGGCAGGAGGCCTGA
- a CDS encoding sugar ABC transporter substrate-binding protein gives MTQEKAAPNVGRRDLLKLSAVAGAALAGASLIGNRTAAAADGELSLKGKRIGISATGTDHFFDLQAYNAQIEEVKRLGGEPIAVDAGRNDGKLVSQLQTLIAQKPDAIVQILGTLSVIDPWLKKARDAGIPVLTVDVGSTHSINNTTSDNWGIGKDLALQLVSDIGGEGNIVVFNGFYGVTPCAIRYDQLVNVVKYFPKVKILEPELRDVIPNTVQDAFTQITALLNKYPEKGSIKAIWSAWDIPQLGATQALTAAGRTEIRTYGVDGSPEVLQLVADPNSPAGADVAQQPAEIGRTAIQNVAKLLAGQTLPRETYVHALIANKANVNEVTKKLGIG, from the coding sequence ATGACACAGGAAAAAGCGGCACCAAACGTCGGCCGCCGCGACCTTTTGAAACTCTCGGCCGTGGCGGGTGCGGCACTGGCCGGTGCGAGCCTGATTGGCAACCGGACAGCGGCAGCAGCGGATGGAGAGCTTTCGCTCAAGGGCAAGCGCATCGGCATCAGCGCCACCGGCACGGATCACTTCTTCGACCTTCAGGCTTACAATGCCCAGATCGAGGAAGTGAAGCGTCTCGGCGGCGAACCGATCGCAGTGGACGCCGGCCGCAATGACGGCAAGCTCGTCTCGCAGCTGCAGACACTGATTGCCCAGAAGCCGGATGCGATCGTCCAGATCCTTGGAACGCTCAGCGTCATCGATCCCTGGCTGAAAAAGGCGCGCGACGCCGGTATTCCGGTACTGACAGTCGATGTCGGTTCCACCCATTCGATCAACAACACCACCTCGGACAATTGGGGTATCGGCAAGGACCTGGCGCTGCAGCTGGTTTCCGATATCGGCGGCGAAGGCAATATCGTCGTGTTCAACGGCTTTTACGGCGTCACGCCCTGCGCCATCCGCTACGACCAGCTGGTCAATGTCGTCAAATATTTCCCCAAGGTGAAAATCCTTGAGCCGGAACTGCGCGACGTGATCCCGAACACGGTTCAGGACGCCTTCACGCAGATCACCGCACTTCTCAACAAATATCCGGAGAAGGGCTCGATCAAGGCGATCTGGTCGGCTTGGGACATTCCGCAGCTTGGCGCCACCCAGGCCCTGACCGCGGCAGGCCGCACCGAGATCCGCACATACGGCGTCGATGGCAGCCCGGAAGTACTTCAGCTGGTGGCCGATCCGAACTCGCCGGCCGGCGCCGACGTGGCGCAGCAGCCGGCCGAAATCGGCCGCACGGCCATCCAGAATGTCGCCAAGCTTCTCGCTGGCCAGACATTGCCGCGCGAAACCTACGTGCACGCGCTGATCGCCAACAAGGCGAATGTCAACGAAGTCACCAAGAAGCTCGGCATCGGCTAA
- a CDS encoding substrate-binding domain-containing protein — protein MKTILRLAATAALIPFLFVSAAKADGVAGAPAPFDKGGVKLALISYISAGDFFQAYQAGAEAQAKALGIDLRVFPGRQNAAEQREQILQAINLGVEGIVVDHGVPESLGDVVQQALDKGIKVVAFDVNLNNPKVPQVEQSDHALAKQALEQAVKDNGTSFNAGYVYVAGFAPLDRRNEVWDTFKAENKGVVEKARFGNVSDTTATSTADQAKAALRANPDITVVFAPYDEFARGVKLAAADLGISGKLKIYSADVSTADIQEIVEEGSPWVATVATNPAVVGAVSIRAAALEIAGQPVPRQITVEPTLLTQKSLRDAGVKTIEELAAKIPAFSASDAVTASWIPAKLF, from the coding sequence ATGAAAACCATTCTCCGTCTGGCGGCAACCGCCGCTCTCATTCCCTTCCTGTTCGTCTCAGCGGCCAAGGCCGATGGCGTGGCCGGCGCGCCTGCCCCGTTCGACAAGGGCGGCGTCAAGCTGGCACTGATCAGCTATATTTCCGCCGGCGATTTCTTCCAGGCCTATCAGGCCGGCGCCGAGGCGCAGGCGAAGGCGCTTGGGATCGATCTGCGGGTCTTCCCCGGCCGCCAGAACGCGGCCGAACAGCGCGAGCAGATCCTGCAGGCAATCAATCTCGGCGTTGAAGGGATCGTGGTCGATCACGGCGTGCCCGAATCGCTTGGCGATGTCGTGCAGCAGGCGCTGGACAAGGGCATCAAGGTCGTCGCCTTCGACGTCAATCTCAACAATCCGAAGGTGCCGCAGGTCGAGCAGAGCGACCATGCGCTGGCAAAACAGGCTCTGGAGCAGGCCGTCAAAGACAATGGCACCAGCTTCAATGCCGGTTACGTCTATGTCGCCGGCTTTGCGCCGCTCGATCGCCGCAACGAGGTCTGGGACACGTTCAAGGCGGAAAACAAGGGTGTCGTCGAAAAGGCGCGCTTCGGCAATGTCAGCGACACGACGGCAACCAGCACGGCCGATCAGGCAAAGGCGGCGCTGCGGGCCAATCCTGATATTACCGTGGTTTTCGCGCCCTATGATGAATTTGCCCGGGGCGTGAAGCTGGCGGCGGCCGATCTTGGCATTTCCGGCAAGCTGAAGATTTACTCGGCCGATGTTTCGACTGCTGATATCCAGGAGATCGTCGAGGAAGGCAGCCCCTGGGTCGCAACGGTTGCGACCAATCCGGCGGTGGTGGGCGCGGTCTCGATCCGTGCCGCAGCGCTTGAAATTGCCGGGCAGCCGGTTCCCCGCCAGATCACCGTCGAGCCGACGCTTTTGACCCAGAAAAGCCTGCGCGACGCCGGTGTCAAAACCATCGAGGAACTTGCCGCCAAGATCCCGGCCTTCAGCGCCAGCGATGCCGTTACGGCAAGCTGGATCCCGGCCAAGCTGTTCTGA
- a CDS encoding sugar ABC transporter ATP-binding protein, with the protein MPLLQVDALSRSFQSTRALANATLTIDAGEIVALMGANGAGKSTLVKILSGVLPADSGTITLNGKAYTPRTPADAAAAGVVTVHQSTDLVGAAGLTVADTLLLTRFTQRGQPFFVSRAGIRRQAQAILDTAGFDLPLDRDFADLTAADRQLVAIARALANRADLLILDEPTASLSIAESRRLFDILKRLRDGGLAILYISHRTADLQAIANRVLVMRGGAVAGAFQHPIDFNAAIETMIGRKLQSARPGIRIPEGPPVFEMRDAQLRPGAIPFDLTVHTGEVVAITGVLGAGKSRLLSAIFGAGRLTAGEMYLHGRRHRPETPAQAIAAGVAMAAEDRHRSSLMPAGWPGSSLAATISLPHLAKWYPHGLLFGGREQCEAEKAIDRLRIKASGPQAPIGSLSGGNQQKAVLARWEAEPSLLLLLDEPFQGVDVGARHDIIQAIRSRNDRATLIATSDPEEAYEVADRILVIDHHSLAAAPNGAPSRLPQERHA; encoded by the coding sequence ATGCCGCTGCTCCAGGTCGATGCGCTCAGCCGCAGCTTTCAGTCCACGCGCGCTCTCGCGAACGCGACGCTGACGATCGATGCGGGCGAGATCGTCGCGCTGATGGGGGCGAATGGCGCCGGCAAATCGACGCTGGTGAAAATCCTCTCCGGCGTCCTGCCGGCCGATAGCGGCACGATCACGCTGAACGGAAAGGCCTATACGCCACGCACCCCCGCAGACGCTGCCGCCGCCGGCGTGGTCACGGTTCATCAATCGACTGACCTGGTCGGTGCTGCCGGGCTTACTGTTGCAGATACGCTGCTTCTGACGCGCTTTACCCAGCGCGGCCAGCCGTTCTTCGTCTCCCGCGCCGGTATCAGACGTCAGGCGCAGGCGATCCTCGACACCGCCGGTTTCGATCTGCCGCTGGACCGGGACTTCGCCGATCTGACCGCCGCAGACCGGCAACTGGTGGCCATAGCCCGCGCGCTCGCCAACCGGGCAGACCTGCTGATCCTCGACGAACCGACGGCAAGCCTGTCGATCGCCGAAAGCCGGCGCCTGTTCGACATTCTCAAGCGCCTGCGCGACGGCGGCCTTGCCATTCTCTATATTTCGCATCGCACTGCCGATCTGCAGGCGATCGCCAACCGGGTCCTGGTGATGCGCGGTGGCGCGGTCGCCGGTGCTTTCCAGCATCCAATCGATTTCAACGCCGCCATCGAGACGATGATCGGCCGCAAGCTGCAATCGGCCCGGCCCGGCATACGTATTCCAGAGGGGCCGCCGGTCTTTGAAATGCGCGATGCGCAGCTCAGGCCCGGCGCCATTCCTTTCGATCTTACCGTCCATACCGGCGAAGTGGTGGCGATCACCGGCGTGCTGGGCGCTGGCAAGAGCCGCCTGCTCTCGGCCATCTTCGGCGCCGGCCGGCTTACCGCAGGAGAGATGTATCTTCATGGCCGCAGGCACCGGCCGGAAACACCGGCGCAGGCTATTGCTGCCGGCGTTGCCATGGCTGCGGAGGACCGGCACCGGTCCTCGCTGATGCCAGCCGGCTGGCCGGGAAGTTCTCTGGCAGCCACCATCAGCCTGCCGCATCTGGCAAAATGGTACCCGCACGGCCTGTTGTTCGGCGGCCGCGAACAGTGTGAGGCGGAAAAAGCGATCGACCGCCTGCGCATCAAGGCATCCGGACCGCAGGCGCCGATCGGGTCGCTGTCCGGCGGCAATCAGCAAAAGGCGGTTCTTGCCCGCTGGGAAGCGGAACCGAGCCTGCTTCTATTGCTCGACGAACCCTTCCAGGGCGTCGATGTCGGCGCCCGCCACGATATCATCCAGGCAATCCGCAGCCGCAACGACCGCGCCACCCTGATCGCCACCTCCGACCCCGAGGAGGCCTATGAGGTTGCCGACCGCATTCTCGTCATCGATCACCACAGCCTTGCCGCAGCGCCCAACGGCGCGCCATCCCGCCTCCCCCAGGAGAGACATGCATGA
- a CDS encoding sugar ABC transporter ATP-binding protein produces the protein MSAASRDGTGDAIHLDRIVKRFDGALALNHASLRVKRGTVHGLVGQNGAGKSTLIKLLAGLHQPDEGRIEIDGQTYDKLTPHRVEELGIHFIHQDRLLVPTFTIGEALFLGREPRIAGTPFLDRRLMQRRAGEILDDYFGVRLPNSALISELSTAEKQIVQITRALLDQPKVLVFDEPTAALVRREADILFRLIRRLRDEGVTIIYISHYLNEIEELCDTVTVLRNGEDVATLPLRETSAAAIARLMVARDIADMFPKRSVPPGTDILALKNLSSHGKYQDISLTLRRGEVLGLTGLLGSGAKDLIRTLFGLESATSGAITIDGKPALSANPAQAVDQHLALVPEDRRGNGVALDLSVTENITLSSLKRFTRLGFLDFNSERQEADELIRRLEIKTSGRDALVRTLSGGNQQKVAIAKWLSRHSEIYLLDEPTVGVDIGSKVEIYNLIGDLAARGAGIIVLSSDLSELIGITDRILVLFRGSIIREFVSSQTAPDDLLAASTGASEALRHVG, from the coding sequence ATGAGCGCAGCTTCACGAGACGGAACCGGCGATGCCATTCATCTCGACCGGATCGTCAAGCGCTTTGATGGCGCGCTGGCGCTCAACCATGCCTCCTTGCGCGTCAAGCGCGGCACGGTCCACGGCCTGGTTGGCCAGAACGGTGCCGGGAAATCGACGCTGATCAAACTGCTGGCCGGCCTGCATCAGCCCGACGAAGGCCGCATCGAAATCGATGGCCAGACCTATGACAAGCTGACCCCGCACCGCGTTGAAGAACTCGGCATCCATTTCATCCATCAGGACCGCCTGCTCGTTCCGACCTTCACGATCGGGGAAGCCCTGTTCCTTGGACGCGAACCACGCATTGCCGGCACGCCTTTTCTCGACCGGCGCCTGATGCAACGCCGTGCCGGTGAAATTCTCGACGATTATTTCGGCGTCCGGCTGCCCAACAGCGCCCTGATCAGCGAACTCTCCACCGCTGAAAAACAGATCGTCCAGATCACCCGCGCGCTGCTCGACCAGCCCAAAGTGCTTGTTTTCGACGAGCCGACGGCAGCCCTTGTGCGCCGCGAGGCCGATATCCTCTTCCGTCTGATCCGCCGCCTGCGAGATGAGGGCGTGACGATCATCTACATCTCGCATTATTTGAACGAGATCGAAGAACTCTGCGACACCGTCACAGTGCTGCGCAATGGCGAAGATGTCGCCACCCTGCCGCTTCGTGAAACCTCGGCTGCGGCGATCGCGCGGCTGATGGTGGCGCGCGATATCGCCGACATGTTTCCAAAACGCAGCGTCCCGCCCGGCACGGACATCCTTGCCCTCAAGAACCTGTCGTCGCATGGAAAATACCAGGATATTTCCCTGACGCTGCGGCGGGGCGAGGTTCTCGGCCTGACCGGCCTTCTCGGCTCCGGTGCAAAAGACCTGATCCGCACCCTGTTCGGTCTGGAAAGCGCCACATCCGGCGCGATCACTATCGACGGCAAACCGGCACTCTCCGCAAACCCCGCACAGGCCGTTGATCAGCACCTCGCACTTGTTCCGGAAGACCGGCGCGGCAACGGCGTGGCGCTCGATCTCAGCGTCACGGAAAACATCACGCTCTCGTCGCTGAAGCGCTTCACCCGCCTCGGCTTCCTGGATTTCAACAGCGAACGGCAGGAGGCGGATGAGTTGATCCGCCGCCTTGAGATCAAGACATCGGGCCGCGATGCGCTGGTGCGCACGCTCTCGGGCGGCAATCAGCAGAAGGTAGCAATCGCCAAATGGCTGAGCCGCCATTCTGAAATCTACCTGCTGGACGAGCCGACGGTCGGCGTCGATATCGGCTCGAAGGTCGAGATTTACAATCTCATCGGCGATCTCGCCGCCCGCGGCGCTGGCATCATTGTACTGTCATCCGACCTGTCCGAACTGATCGGCATTACCGATCGCATACTCGTGCTTTTCCGCGGCAGCATCATCCGCGAATTCGTCTCGTCGCAGACCGCGCCGGACGACCTGCTGGCTGCATCCACCGGCGCTTCAGAGGCTCTTCGTCATGTCGGTTGA
- a CDS encoding ABC transporter permease: MTLQTPALEAPTPFRAVAGVIVNNALVLALITVFAIFSFASPTFLTIANLQSILVNNFTLLAIVAIAMTFAVSVGGIDLSVGTAVDFASFAFVSLVLAGQPVAVAALAGLGAGAAVGAFNAVLISGIGISPFLATLGTLFIGRSIQQLLTNGGNPVYLPPSGVPEAFRFLGRGAIAGIPVPLIIAAIIIIGATVVLTRARFGRVALAIGIQASVVRYSGIAARAHVAVAFILAGLIAAVAGLILSATVTVYIPSSGSAFLLNAIGATFIGTTLSRLGRPNIPGTVLGVLLLGIVANGLLLTGLNFYWQQVGTGLLIFAVLALSFITRRKASS, from the coding sequence ATGACCCTGCAGACCCCGGCGCTCGAAGCACCCACACCCTTTCGCGCCGTCGCCGGCGTGATCGTCAACAATGCGCTCGTGCTCGCCCTCATCACGGTGTTTGCGATCTTCTCCTTCGCAAGTCCGACATTTCTGACCATCGCCAATCTTCAGAGCATTCTCGTCAACAACTTCACGCTTCTGGCCATCGTCGCCATCGCCATGACCTTCGCTGTCTCCGTTGGCGGCATTGATCTGTCGGTCGGCACGGCCGTCGATTTTGCAAGCTTCGCCTTTGTCTCGCTTGTCCTTGCCGGTCAACCGGTCGCCGTCGCAGCCCTGGCCGGTCTTGGCGCGGGCGCAGCGGTCGGCGCATTCAATGCAGTCCTGATTTCCGGCATCGGCATTTCGCCGTTTCTGGCCACGCTCGGCACGCTGTTCATCGGCCGCAGCATCCAGCAGCTTTTGACCAATGGCGGCAACCCGGTCTACCTGCCGCCATCCGGCGTTCCCGAAGCCTTTCGCTTTCTCGGGCGCGGCGCCATCGCCGGCATTCCGGTTCCGCTCATCATCGCCGCCATCATCATCATCGGTGCCACCGTGGTCCTCACCCGCGCCCGCTTCGGCCGCGTCGCGCTTGCAATTGGTATTCAGGCAAGTGTCGTGCGCTATTCCGGCATTGCGGCGCGCGCCCATGTCGCCGTCGCCTTCATCCTTGCCGGGCTGATTGCGGCGGTGGCCGGCCTGATCCTGTCTGCAACGGTCACCGTCTACATTCCCTCGTCCGGCAGCGCCTTCCTGCTCAACGCGATCGGCGCGACCTTCATCGGCACGACCCTCTCGCGCCTCGGCCGTCCCAATATTCCAGGCACCGTGCTCGGCGTGCTGCTGCTCGGCATCGTTGCCAACGGCCTCCTGCTCACCGGGCTTAACTTCTATTGGCAACAGGTCGGCACCGGCCTCTTGATCTTTGCCGTCCTTGCCCTGAGCTTCATCACCCGCCGCAAGGCCTCGTCCTGA
- a CDS encoding META domain-containing protein: MLKLALFLSCSCVLIDATSVSTVAAESVPSELVGTWLAEDIGGGGVIDFLQTTLEINDDGTYSGFAGCNSYTGTFDLKGGEIIFAPAGATRKMCVLAVMDQETKFFAALTAGLSFKIKDTKLVLKTADAKTALRLAPHTVSSDVLINIPGARTVERQAVSYDCAGQAVAADYINAGPVSLVTLTIGSEFVVASNVLSGSGAKYAGGQYVWWTKGENVTLIDTIKGDNDPGIACSKVE; the protein is encoded by the coding sequence ATGCTGAAACTTGCGCTGTTTCTTTCCTGTTCCTGCGTCTTGATCGATGCGACATCGGTTTCCACCGTTGCTGCCGAATCGGTGCCGTCCGAACTGGTCGGCACTTGGCTCGCCGAAGATATCGGCGGCGGCGGCGTCATCGATTTTCTGCAGACGACGCTGGAAATCAATGATGACGGAACCTATTCCGGCTTTGCCGGCTGCAACAGTTACACCGGTACATTCGACCTGAAGGGCGGCGAGATCATTTTTGCGCCGGCGGGTGCGACACGCAAAATGTGCGTGCTGGCGGTGATGGACCAGGAGACGAAGTTTTTTGCGGCCCTGACGGCCGGCCTCTCGTTCAAGATTAAAGACACGAAGCTGGTTCTGAAAACGGCCGATGCGAAGACGGCACTGCGGCTTGCGCCGCATACCGTGTCCTCAGATGTGCTGATCAATATTCCCGGCGCCCGCACTGTCGAGCGGCAAGCCGTGAGTTACGATTGTGCGGGCCAGGCCGTTGCCGCCGACTATATCAATGCCGGTCCGGTTTCGCTGGTGACGCTGACCATCGGCAGCGAGTTCGTCGTCGCCTCCAACGTGCTTTCGGGATCGGGTGCGAAATATGCCGGCGGACAATATGTCTGGTGGACGAAAGGCGAGAATGTGACGCTGATCGACACGATCAAGGGCGACAACGACCCAGGCATCGCCTGCTCGAAAGTGGAATAA
- a CDS encoding ABC transporter permease, with product MTSISDETAPPEPRNANSWARLADLGAALRSGAVFILLAALLIGFSAAEPAFANLGNLMSILQAVAVVAILGAGVTVTLAVGGFDLSIGAIAASSVMAASYAMIVWGLDTFATVPLVLAFGALIGLVNAFLIVRLRVPDLLATLSMMFLLSGLQLIPTAGRSISAGLILPDGTTATGAYDPAFLLIGRSSLFGIVPVSVVLMALVAVALFVLTERTRIGRLLFATGGNEVATRLAGASTARLKTLAYVISGTLASLGGIVIAARVGRGDVSSGGSLLMDAVAAALIGFAVLGKRRPNVLGTIVGAVFVGVLLNGLTMLNAPYYTQDFVKGAVLVGALALTYGTGRSISS from the coding sequence ATGACCTCGATCAGTGACGAAACCGCGCCGCCTGAGCCGCGCAACGCAAACAGCTGGGCCCGGCTTGCAGACCTCGGCGCGGCCTTGCGATCCGGTGCCGTCTTCATCCTTCTGGCAGCACTGCTCATCGGCTTTTCTGCGGCCGAGCCCGCCTTCGCCAATCTCGGCAATCTGATGAGCATCCTGCAGGCCGTCGCCGTCGTCGCCATCCTGGGGGCCGGCGTTACCGTCACGCTGGCCGTCGGCGGTTTCGATCTGTCGATCGGGGCGATTGCCGCCTCCAGCGTCATGGCCGCCAGCTATGCCATGATCGTCTGGGGGCTCGATACATTTGCCACCGTACCGCTGGTTCTCGCCTTTGGAGCGCTGATCGGTCTCGTCAACGCCTTCCTGATCGTCCGGCTGCGCGTTCCCGATCTGCTGGCAACTTTGTCGATGATGTTTCTGCTTTCCGGCCTGCAGCTCATCCCGACCGCCGGCCGCTCGATCTCCGCCGGCCTGATCCTGCCGGATGGCACGACGGCCACCGGCGCCTATGATCCCGCCTTCCTGCTGATCGGCCGTTCCAGCCTGTTCGGCATCGTGCCGGTATCCGTCGTGCTGATGGCGCTCGTCGCCGTCGCCCTGTTCGTGCTGACGGAGCGCACCCGCATTGGGCGCCTGCTGTTTGCCACCGGCGGCAACGAGGTCGCCACGCGGCTGGCGGGCGCATCGACGGCGCGGCTGAAGACGCTCGCCTATGTCATCTCCGGCACGCTTGCCTCCCTCGGCGGCATCGTCATTGCCGCCCGCGTCGGGCGCGGCGATGTCTCCTCCGGCGGCTCTCTGCTGATGGACGCGGTGGCAGCCGCGCTGATCGGCTTTGCGGTCCTTGGAAAGCGGCGGCCGAATGTGCTCGGCACCATCGTCGGCGCTGTCTTCGTCGGCGTTCTGCTCAACGGTCTGACCATGCTCAATGCGCCCTATTACACGCAGGACTTCGTCAAGGGCGCCGTCCTCGTCGGTGCCCTGGCGCTAACCTATGGCACGGGGCGCAGCATCTCGTCCTGA
- the dxr gene encoding 1-deoxy-D-xylulose-5-phosphate reductoisomerase: protein MTSGAQGKRRLTILGSTGSIGTNTLDVIRQLGGRDAFNIAAVTGNGNIALLAEQAKVSGAELAVTADETQYHDLKAALAGTGIEIAAGRSGLIEAAERDAGWVMAAIVGTAGLAPTLAAARRGADIALANKECLVSAGDLFVAAVQAGGGKLLPVDSEHNAIYQVLEEHQRHAVERIILTASGGPFRRSTLTEMRDVTAATARAHPNWSMGLKISIDSASMFNKALEMIEAKHLFGMRPDQIEVIVHPQSVIHSMVGYSDGSVLAQLGCPDMRTAIGYALSHPSRPSLDVERLDFAKLSRLDFEAPDEERFPALRLARLAMQRGGMQSAVLNGAKEVALEAFIDGSVGFLQMAEITETVMEALVAAPAATGMDDVFAVDAEARRIAKTIVESDVAAA, encoded by the coding sequence ATGACCTCCGGCGCGCAAGGCAAACGCCGCTTGACCATTCTGGGCTCGACGGGCTCGATCGGCACCAACACGCTCGACGTCATCCGCCAGCTTGGCGGACGCGATGCATTCAATATTGCCGCCGTGACCGGCAATGGCAATATCGCGCTCCTGGCGGAACAGGCGAAGGTAAGCGGCGCCGAACTCGCGGTGACCGCCGACGAGACCCAGTATCATGATCTGAAAGCCGCACTTGCAGGCACCGGCATAGAGATCGCGGCGGGGCGCAGCGGCCTGATCGAAGCGGCCGAACGCGATGCCGGCTGGGTGATGGCCGCCATCGTCGGCACGGCGGGCCTCGCCCCGACGCTGGCTGCAGCCCGGCGCGGCGCCGACATCGCGCTTGCCAACAAGGAATGCCTGGTCTCCGCCGGCGATCTCTTCGTGGCCGCCGTCCAGGCCGGAGGCGGCAAGCTTTTGCCTGTCGATAGCGAACACAATGCCATCTATCAGGTGCTGGAAGAACATCAGCGCCATGCGGTCGAGCGCATTATCCTTACCGCATCCGGCGGCCCCTTCCGTCGCTCCACGCTGACCGAGATGCGCGATGTTACCGCAGCCACGGCGCGCGCCCATCCCAACTGGTCGATGGGCCTGAAAATCTCGATCGACAGCGCCTCGATGTTCAACAAGGCGCTCGAGATGATCGAGGCCAAGCATCTTTTCGGCATGCGGCCGGACCAGATCGAAGTGATCGTCCATCCGCAATCGGTCATCCATTCCATGGTCGGCTATAGCGACGGTTCCGTGCTGGCACAGCTCGGATGCCCGGATATGCGCACCGCCATCGGCTATGCCCTGTCGCACCCGTCGCGGCCGTCTCTCGATGTCGAGCGGCTGGATTTTGCCAAACTGTCGCGGCTGGATTTCGAAGCGCCCGACGAAGAGCGTTTCCCGGCCTTGCGTCTTGCCCGGCTGGCGATGCAGCGCGGCGGCATGCAGAGCGCGGTGCTGAATGGCGCCAAGGAAGTGGCCTTGGAAGCCTTCATCGACGGCAGCGTCGGCTTCCTGCAGATGGCGGAAATCACCGAAACCGTGATGGAAGCGCTGGTCGCAGCGCCGGCAGCAACCGGAATGGACGATGTCTTTGCGGTTGATGCCGAAGCCCGCCGGATCGCCAAAACCATCGTCGAAAGCGACGTGGCCGCAGCGTAA